GGAAAAAGGCGGACGGTACTTTCAAGACGGAGACGATATATTTGCACAAATTGGTCGCCGAGCGATTTTTGTCGAACCAGCGCAAGGGCAATCGCAAACTGGTTGGCAGCAAAAATGGCGATAAGTTGGATTGTCGTCTGGAAAATTTGGTGTGGCGCTCGCGCTCGCTCGCCAGTCGCCAACGCAAGACGACCAGCAAGACGGGCTACACGGGCGTCTATCAAGAGCACAACCGCTACCGAGCCGTCATCTCCGTGGAAGGCAAATCCATTCACCTCGGAATGTTCGACACGGCGGAGGAAGCCGCCGCCGCCTACAACAAACGCTCCAAAGAAGTATTTGGGGAGGATGGTAAAATCAATCGGGTGAAGGGGTGGCAGTAGAGTTTTAGTGCATTCGGTCGCCGCGTGGCGCCAGCTGTTGCATGATGCCAGCCTCGTGCAACAGATATTCCTTCCATCGGGCGCGGGTTTTTTCTTTCCCAAAATACAGCTCGGCCAGCTCGATAAACATCCGATAGTGCCCGGCCTCCGCCACCATGAACTGGTGATACCATTTGCGCAACGCCTCGTCCGAGCAGTGCAGCGACAAAAGCCTGAATCGCTCGCAGCTGCGCGCCTCGATGAGCGCGCACACCAGTAGCCGCTCCAGCAGCGCCTCCTCGCGGGAAATCCCCTTTCGCTGATAAGCAAGGAGTTGGTTCACATACTCGTCCTTGCGCTGACGGCCCAACTTCAAATCGCGTTTTTTCAACTCGGCCAAGACCAGCCTGAAATGCCCCCATTCCTCCGTGACGATGGGGGCGAGTTCCTCCACCAGCTCGGGTCGGTCTGGATAAGCCTGAATGAGCGAGATACAGGAAGTGGCTGCCTTTTGCTCGCAGTAGGCATGGTCGGTGAGGATTTCGGCCAAGTCCATTTCGGCCAGATTGACCCAGCGCGGGTCGGTAGGCAATTGAAGGCCCAATTTCGTGTT
This genomic interval from Saprospiraceae bacterium contains the following:
- a CDS encoding tRNA-(ms[2]io[6]A)-hydroxylase; this encodes MELHNTKLGLQLPTDPRWVNLAEMDLAEILTDHAYCEQKAATSCISLIQAYPDRPELVEELAPIVTEEWGHFRLVLAELKKRDLKLGRQRKDEYVNQLLAYQRKGISREEALLERLLVCALIEARSCERFRLLSLHCSDEALRKWYHQFMVAEAGHYRMFIELAELYFGKEKTRARWKEYLLHEAGIMQQLAPRGDRMH